Proteins encoded in a region of the Dreissena polymorpha isolate Duluth1 chromosome 6, UMN_Dpol_1.0, whole genome shotgun sequence genome:
- the LOC127834447 gene encoding GPI mannosyltransferase 4-like, which produces MSWIKLAWLVFLMGRAAWTFLPQMGYIHPDEFFQTVEVVAGDALNVSVIRTWEFTGEYPLRSMILPKLLFHPVFVLFKTVIELHGSEVTGYTILLASRLVMLLLSFVIDLMFFRICLMIGLRGHTPALIYASSYVTLTFQCHSFSNSIETVLAVGQFYVIFLLIKTKYEHDKDVKENNIPASENDKLLDDRALLKSHHENAFHSPRFRGKSKLGSKKLDVVSTITSCMTEDLSETIVRENYKNVIKSYEVKSKEFYPIALLVLFGSVFAFGVFNRPTFLVFGCVPFFWWVDIYNRLPNFLLMLSTVALSGFVTSVILITCDSLYYMSVKIIDLQNFGVKELLQIFCVTPLNFVMYNTNPSNLEKHGRHLRCLHLMVNLPLLLGPLLIPIWRRAFQQISRFFFTKAWKTLLKSDSDIYVTRTEVKGSSAAIEKNIDSESESVSKLNKNISKISADDVNTLDLNDSDLDYAISTENKSSEQLNQHCHGDEKVKVKLRQTLQYSLLLYIFIPVILLSLFPHQEPRFLIPVIPGAILFASLVLREKVGTLFWTIVFCFNLLMATIFGVLHQGGIIPCLMHLQKMSTEVHNKSLQKSELTFAFSHTYMPPKHLLLDRNNFINLVDFKGMDLASVCLCLKGDFTPNDSECEGLRPSETVYLAITGTVAPQFKEFCKELVRVKKVKAFFPHVSFEDLPDFNVIDSWSMLMDLFSLHLYEIKVL; this is translated from the exons ATGTCCTGGATTAAATTGGCTTGGTTAGTATTCCTGATGGGTCGCGCTGCTTGGACATTCTTGCCACAGATGGGTTACATCCATCCAGATGAATTCTTTCAAACTGTGGAGGTTGTTGCAG GTGATGCCCTTAATGTGAGTGTCATTAGAACCTGGGAGTTCACTGGCGAGTACCCACTGCGGAGCATGATTTTACCCAAACTGTTGTTCCATCCAGTCTTTGTGCTTTTCAAAACTGTCATAGAGTTGCATGGTTCAGAAGTTACCGGCTACACCATTCTGCTTGCGTCAAGACTTGTCATGCTGTTACTGAGCTTTGTGATAGATTTGATGTTCTTCAGGATCTGCTTGATGATTGGTCTTCGGGGCCACACGCCTGCTTTGATTTATGCAAGCTCTTATGTGACTTTGACATTTCAGTGTCATTCATTTTCCAATTCTATAGAAACTGTGCTTGCTGTGGGacagttttatgttatttttttacttataaagACCAAATATGAACATGATAAAGatgtaaaagaaaataatattccAGCCAGTGAAAATGACAAGTTGTTGGATGACAGAGCATTGTTAAAAAGCCACCATGAAAATGCTTTCCATAGTCCCAGATTCAGAGGCAAATCAAAACTAGGTTCTAAAAAATTAGATGTTGTAAGTACGATTACATCCTGTATGACAGAAGACTTGTCAGAGACCATAGTGAGAGAAAATTACAAAAATGTGATAAAGTCTTATGAGGTAAAAAGCAAAGAGTTTTATCCCATAGCTTTGTTGGTACTGTTTGGGTCTGTATTTGCATTTGGAGTTTTTAACAGACCTACATTTTTGGTTTTTGGTTGTGTGCCATTTTTTTGGTGGGTTGACATCTACAACCGGTTGCCTAACTTTCTGTTGATGCTGTCAACTGTAGCATTGTCTGGATTTGTGACATCAGTGATTTTGATCACCTGCGATTCATTGTATTACATGTCTGTTAAAATAATCGACCTTCAAAACTTTGGGGTCAAGGAGTTGCTGCAGATATTCTGTGTAACACCTCTAAACTTTGTTATGTATAATACAAACCCATCAAACCTTGAGAAACACGGCAGGCATCTACGTTGTCTCCATTTGATGGTCAACCTTCCATTACTTCTTGGTCCACTTTTAATTCCAATATGGAGAAGAGCTTTCCAACAAATCTCAAGGTTTTTCTTTACAAAAGCATGGAAAACTTTGCTTAAAAGTGATAGTGATATTTATGTCACACGAACTGAAGTGAAAGGCTCTTCAGCTGCCATAGAAAAAAACATTGATTCTGAAAGTGAGAGCGTTAGCAAACTGAATAAAAATATCTCTAAAATTTCTGCAGATGATGTTAATACATTAGATCTCAATGACTCTGATTTGGATTATGCAATTTCCACTGAAAATAAGTCCAGTGAACAATTAAATCAACATTGTCATGGTGATGAAAAAGTGAAAGTGAAGCTACGGCAAACCCTGCAATACAGTCTGCTGCTCTACATCTTCATTCCTGTGATATTGTTATCTTTGTTTCCTCACCAAGAACCACGATTTTTAATCCCTGTCATACCAGGAGCCATTCTGTTTGCATCACTTGTTTTGCGGGAAAAGGTTGGCACACTTTTCTGGACAATTGTCTTTTGCTTCAACCTACTGATGGCAACAATATTTGGAGTGCTGCACCAGGGAGGTATTATACCGTGTCTCATGCACCTTCAAAAGATGAGCACTGAAGTTCACAACAAAAGTCTGCAGAAGAGTGAACTGACTTTTGCATTTTCTCACACCTACATGCCTCCGAAGCACTTACTTCTGGACCGGAATAATTTCATCAATCTGGTAGATTTTAAAGGCATGGACTTAGCAAGTGTATGTCTTTGTCTTAAAGGGGACTTTACACCGAATGACAGTGAATGCGAGGGTTTGAGACCTTCTGAAACTGTGTACTTGGCAATAACTGGAACTGTTGCTCCACAATTCAAGGAATTTTGTAAAGAGTTGGTAAGGGTTAAGAAAGTTAAAGCGTTTTTTCCACATGTTTCTTTTGAGGATTTACCAGACTTTAATGTTATAGATAGTTGGAGTATGCTTATGGACTTGTTTTCTCTTCACTTATATGAAATAAAGGTTTTGTAA